A region from the Drosophila ananassae strain 14024-0371.13 chromosome 2L, ASM1763931v2, whole genome shotgun sequence genome encodes:
- the LOC26514582 gene encoding probable WRKY transcription factor protein 1, with the protein MHPTYGSCHNNNSNSNSNSNNNNNSSSSSSHNSNCNQQISNYSNNNNSNSNNISNSSNSSGSGNHMSAGSFFGGSSSSTSNSNSHTDYMATYATPATAATSTVNTTTMLSNYCDAATMMMAAAAVNANQCLQQHHQRMLLASSNSGSHSLSNDHHLSSAAIPSSSSAGSLSSASSTPTATATATATATANATATATVSQQHQQQQQQSPPNLIDISEVPLIVDVK; encoded by the coding sequence ATGCATCCAACATACGGCAGTTgccacaacaacaatagcaacagcaacagcaacagcaataacaacaacaacagcagtagcagcagcagccacaacaGCAATTGCAATCAGCAAATCAGCAACTAcagcaataacaataacagcaacagcaacaacatcagcaatagcagcaacagcagtggcagtggcaatcATATGAGTGCAGGCAGTTTCTttggcggcagcagcagctccaccagcaacagcaacagccatACGGACTATATGGCCACATATGCAACACCGgcgacagcagcaacatccaCGGTGAACACTACCACGATGCTGTCTAATTACTGCGATGCCGCGACCATGATGATGGCCGCTGCAGCAGTCAATGCAAATCAGTGCCTGCAGCAACACCACCAGCGCATGTTGCTGGCGAGCAGCAACAGTGGCAGCCACAGCCTCAGCAACGATCATCATCTGAGCTCGGCTGCAATACCTTCCTCGTCTTCGGCTGGATCGCTGTCATCTGCCTCATCGAcgccaacagcaacagcaactgcaacagcaacagccacgGCGAATGCAACGGCAACTGCAACAGTCTcccagcaacatcagcagcaacagcaacaatcgCCGCCAAATTTAATCGATATCAGCGAAGTTCCTCTCATTGTGGATGTCAAGTAG
- the LOC6500025 gene encoding steroid receptor seven-up, isoforms B/C isoform X2, giving the protein MCASPSTAPGFFNPRTQSGAELSPFDLGLSRSMGLGVPPHTAWHEPPNLGSHLHAASAGPGGSLAGTGATVGGGAPSAGLPTAGGGTTPSSVASQQSAVIKQDLSSLNQSSGGHHNIKEDLSSLPSANGGSAAGHHSGGGNAGVQGHGSDMLPLIKGHGGQEMLTTIKGQPVGCGSTTPSSQANSSHSQSSNSGSQIDSKQNIECVVCGDKSSGKHYGQFTCEGCKSFFKRSVRRNLTYSCRGSRNCPIDQHHRNQCQYCRLKKCLKMGMRREAVQRGRVPPTQPGLAGMHGQYQIANGDPMGIAGFNGHSYLSSYISLLLRAEPYPTSRYGQCMQPNNIMGIDNICELAARLLFSAVEWAKNIPFFPELQVTDQVALLRLVWSELFVLNASQCSMPLHVAPLLAAAGLHASPMAADRVVAFMDHIRIFQEQVEKLKALHVDSAEYSCLKAIVLFTTDACGLSDVTHIESLQEKSQCALEEYCRTQYPNQPTRFGKLLLRLPSLRTVSSQVIEQLFFVRLVGKTPIETLIRDMLLSGNSFSWPYLPSM; this is encoded by the exons ATGTGCGCCTCCCCGTCCACGGCTCCCGGATTCTTCAATCCCCGCACCCAGTCCGGCGCGGAGCTCTCGCCCTTCGACCTGGGCCTCTCCCGCTCGATGGGTCTGGGCGTCCCGCCGCACACAGCCTGGCACGAGCCGCCCAACCTGGGCAGCCACCTGCACGCTGCCTCCGCCGGTCCCGGCGGTTCCCTCGCCGGCACCGGAGCCACCGTAGGTGGTGGTGCGCCCAGTGCCGGTCTACCCACCGCCGGCGGTGGCACCACACCCAGCAGCGTGGCCAGCCAGCAGTCGGCCGTGATCAAGCAGGACCTCTCGAGCCTGAACCAGAGCTCCGGCGGCCACCACAACATCAAGGAGGACCTCTCCAGCCTGCCCAGCGCCAACGGAGGATCCGCTGCCGGCCATCACTCTGGTGGAGGCAATGCCGGCGTCCAGGGACACGGCTCCGACATGCTGCCCCTGATCAAGGGACATGGCGGCCAGGAAATGCTCACCACCATCAAGGGCCAGCCGGTGGGCTGTGGCAGCACCACGCCCAGCTCCCAGGCGAACAGCTCCCACTCGcagagcagcaacagcggcTCCCAGATCGACAGCAAGCAGAACATCGAGTGCGTGGTGTGCGGCGACAAGAGCTCCGGCAAGCACTACGGCCAGTTTACCTGCGAAG GCTGCAAGTCGTTCTTCAAGCGCTCGGTGCGACGCAATCTCACTTATTCGTGCCGCGGCAGCCGAAACTGCCCCATTGACCAGCACCATCGGAATCAATGTCAATATTGCCGCTTGAAGAAGTGCCTCAAGATGGGCATGCGACGCGAAG CTGTGCAACGTGGCCGCGTTCCGCCCACCCAGCCCGGTCTGGCCGGCATGCACGGACAGTACCAGATCGCCAACGGAGACCCCATGGGAATCGCTGGCTTCAATGGGCACTCGTACCTCAGTTCCTACATCTCGCTGCTGCTGCGGGCGGAGCCGTATCCCACCTCCCGATATGGCCAGTGCATGCAGCCCAACAACATTATGGGCATCGACAACATCTGCGAACTGGCCGCCCGACTCCTCTTCTCCGCTGTGGAGTGGGCCAAGAACATACCCTTCTTCCCGGAGCTGCAGGTGACCGACCAGGTGGCGCTCCTGCGACTGGTCTGGTCGGAACTGTTCGTCCTGAACGCCAGCCAGTGCTCAATGCCGCTGCATGTGGCGCCGCTGCTGGCCGCCGCCGGACTGCACGCCTCCCCAATGGCCGCCGACCGAGTGGTCGCCTTCATGGACCACATCCGCATCTTCCAGGAGCAGGTCGAGAAGCTGAAGGCGCTGCACGTGGACTCGGCGGAGTACTCCTGCCTCAAGGCCATCGTGCTGTTTACCACCG ATGCCTGCGGCCTGTCCGATGTGACGCACATTGAATCCCTGCAAGAGAAGTCGCAGTGCGCCCTCGAGGAATACTGCCGGACCCAGTATCCCAATCAGCCCACCAGATTCGGCAAGCTGCTCCTGAGACTGCCATCGCTGCGAACTGTTTCCTCACAA GTCATCGAGCAACTGTTTTTTGTGCGTCTAGTCGGAAAAACACCCATCGAAACACTGATACGCGACATGCTGCTCAGCGGCAACAGTTTCTCCTGGCCCTATCTGCCTTCGATGTGA
- the LOC6500025 gene encoding steroid receptor seven-up isoform X1, with protein MCASPSTAPGFFNPRTQSGAELSPFDLGLSRSMGLGVPPHTAWHEPPNLGSHLHAASAGPGGSLAGTGATVGGGAPSAGLPTAGGGTTPSSVASQQSAVIKQDLSSLNQSSGGHHNIKEDLSSLPSANGGSAAGHHSGGGNAGVQGHGSDMLPLIKGHGGQEMLTTIKGQPVGCGSTTPSSQANSSHSQSSNSGSQIDSKQNIECVVCGDKSSGKHYGQFTCEGCKSFFKRSVRRNLTYSCRGSRNCPIDQHHRNQCQYCRLKKCLKMGMRREAVQRGRVPPTQPGLAGMHGQYQIANGDPMGIAGFNGHSYLSSYISLLLRAEPYPTSRYGQCMQPNNIMGIDNICELAARLLFSAVEWAKNIPFFPELQVTDQVALLRLVWSELFVLNASQCSMPLHVAPLLAAAGLHASPMAADRVVAFMDHIRIFQEQVEKLKALHVDSAEYSCLKAIVLFTTGKLLDILYKDVPALLAKVSGLLVKSLKVSNDEVLNVVREHLDEFNRLELESKAPQQAPIHLATFMKSVAGVEAAVQQAENQQQERATTSSASSSAVVTSSASSAAAASAAPLVPSAGSAFSSCQVKSAGSEVDLLASLYAQAQATPPSSGGDSSGHNNSSGLGASLPTQSQSGSSSLHLTASPLSTSLAPPASTAAPAVTTTTASSAASSALGGGAYQTLFHYQTPPRAPFGSAFDMFHHSTPFGVGVGQGSYGSPSYRYSPYSLAGSRWQL; from the exons ATGTGCGCCTCCCCGTCCACGGCTCCCGGATTCTTCAATCCCCGCACCCAGTCCGGCGCGGAGCTCTCGCCCTTCGACCTGGGCCTCTCCCGCTCGATGGGTCTGGGCGTCCCGCCGCACACAGCCTGGCACGAGCCGCCCAACCTGGGCAGCCACCTGCACGCTGCCTCCGCCGGTCCCGGCGGTTCCCTCGCCGGCACCGGAGCCACCGTAGGTGGTGGTGCGCCCAGTGCCGGTCTACCCACCGCCGGCGGTGGCACCACACCCAGCAGCGTGGCCAGCCAGCAGTCGGCCGTGATCAAGCAGGACCTCTCGAGCCTGAACCAGAGCTCCGGCGGCCACCACAACATCAAGGAGGACCTCTCCAGCCTGCCCAGCGCCAACGGAGGATCCGCTGCCGGCCATCACTCTGGTGGAGGCAATGCCGGCGTCCAGGGACACGGCTCCGACATGCTGCCCCTGATCAAGGGACATGGCGGCCAGGAAATGCTCACCACCATCAAGGGCCAGCCGGTGGGCTGTGGCAGCACCACGCCCAGCTCCCAGGCGAACAGCTCCCACTCGcagagcagcaacagcggcTCCCAGATCGACAGCAAGCAGAACATCGAGTGCGTGGTGTGCGGCGACAAGAGCTCCGGCAAGCACTACGGCCAGTTTACCTGCGAAG GCTGCAAGTCGTTCTTCAAGCGCTCGGTGCGACGCAATCTCACTTATTCGTGCCGCGGCAGCCGAAACTGCCCCATTGACCAGCACCATCGGAATCAATGTCAATATTGCCGCTTGAAGAAGTGCCTCAAGATGGGCATGCGACGCGAAG CTGTGCAACGTGGCCGCGTTCCGCCCACCCAGCCCGGTCTGGCCGGCATGCACGGACAGTACCAGATCGCCAACGGAGACCCCATGGGAATCGCTGGCTTCAATGGGCACTCGTACCTCAGTTCCTACATCTCGCTGCTGCTGCGGGCGGAGCCGTATCCCACCTCCCGATATGGCCAGTGCATGCAGCCCAACAACATTATGGGCATCGACAACATCTGCGAACTGGCCGCCCGACTCCTCTTCTCCGCTGTGGAGTGGGCCAAGAACATACCCTTCTTCCCGGAGCTGCAGGTGACCGACCAGGTGGCGCTCCTGCGACTGGTCTGGTCGGAACTGTTCGTCCTGAACGCCAGCCAGTGCTCAATGCCGCTGCATGTGGCGCCGCTGCTGGCCGCCGCCGGACTGCACGCCTCCCCAATGGCCGCCGACCGAGTGGTCGCCTTCATGGACCACATCCGCATCTTCCAGGAGCAGGTCGAGAAGCTGAAGGCGCTGCACGTGGACTCGGCGGAGTACTCCTGCCTCAAGGCCATCGTGCTGTTTACCACCGGTAAGTTGCTGGACATCCTGTACAAGGATGTGCCGGCGCTGCTCGCCAAGGTTTCAGGGCTGCTGGTTAAGAGCTTAAAGGTGTCAAACGATGAGGTTTTGAATGTGGTGCGCGAACACCTGGATGAGTTCAATCGCCTGGAGCTGGAGTCCAAGGCGCCCCAACAGGCTCCCATACACCTGGCTACCTTCATGAAGAGCGTGGCCGGCGTCGAGGCTGCAGTGCAGCAGGCCGAGAATCAGCAGCAGGAGCGCGCTACAacctcctccgcctcctcctccgctgTAGTGACTTCCTCTGCCTcctctgctgctgccgcttctGCTGCTCCCCTGGTGCCCTCCGCCGGCAGTGCCTTCAGCAGCTGTCAGGTGAAGAGCGCCGGCTCCGAGGTGGATCTTCTGGCCAGCCTGTatgcccaggcccaggccacACCCCCCAGTTCGGGAGGCGACTCCTCCGGGCACAATAATAGCAGCGGTCTGGGCGCCTCGCTTCCTACTCAATCGCAAAGCGGTTCGTCCTCCCTCCACCTAACCGCCTCGCCTCTGAGTACTTCGCTGGCCCCACCCGCCTCGACAGCAGCCCCTGCGgtgaccaccaccaccgcaTCCTCCGCTGCATCCTCGGCGCTGGGCGGTGGAGCCTATCAGACGCTGTTCCACTACCAAACGCCACCGCGCGCCCCCTTCGGATCGGCCTTCGATATGTTCCACCACAGTACGCCCTTCGGGGTGGGCGTGGGCCAGGGGTCCTACGGGAGCCCCAGCTACAGGTACTCGCCCTATAGCCTCGCCGGCAGTAGATGGCAGTTGTAG
- the LOC6500024 gene encoding keratin-associated protein 19-2 — protein MRSAVLFGLIACLAFSLVMALEDSPRQSNDLSSLEQEIGQAVDTQERSKRQIGFGGPFYGGGGPFYGGGFGRPYGGYGGFGRPYGGYGGYGGYGGYGGYGGGFRRHHHGGFYG, from the coding sequence ATGAGATCTGCGGTTCTTTTTGGCCTGATTGCCTGCCTGGCTTTCAGCCTGGTTATGGCACTCGAGGACTCTCCCCGGCAGTCCAACGATCTGTCCTCTCTGGAGCAGGAAATCGGTCAGGCGGTGGATACTCAGGAGCGTTCTAAGCGGCAGATTGGCTTCGGCGGACCCTTCTACGGCGGTGGAGGACCCTTCTACGGCGGTGGCTTCGGACGTCCCTATGGAGGATACGGCGGCTTCGGACGTCCCTATGGAGGATACGGCGGATATGGAGGCTATGGCGGATACGGTGGATATGGCGGTGGATTCAGACGTCATCACCATGGAGGATTCTACGGCTAA
- the LOC6500023 gene encoding glycine-rich RNA-binding protein 1, whose amino-acid sequence MRSAILLGLIACLAFSLVLAAEESPIQSNDLSSVERDIGQAVESEVRAKRQFGFGGPFYGGYGRRFGYGGYGGYGGFGGYGRPFGGFGGPFGGFGGPFGGFGGPFGFYG is encoded by the coding sequence atgcgtTCAGCTATTTTATTGGGCCTGATTGCCTGCTTGGCTTTCAGCCTCGTCCTGGCAGCTGAAGAGTCCCCCATCCAGTCGAATGATCTGTCCTCCGTCGAGAGGGATATCGGCCAGGCTGTGGAGTCCGAGGTGCGAGCTAAGAGACAATTCGGCTTTGGCGGACCCTTCTATGGCGGATATGGACGGCGTTTTGGTTATGGCGGCTATGGCGGATACGGTGGATTCGGCGGATACGGCAGACCATTCGGAGGCTTCGGTGGTCCCTTCGGCGGATTTGGAGGTCCTTTCGGAGGCTTTGGAGGCCCCTTTGGATTTTACGGCTAA